A part of Haliotis asinina isolate JCU_RB_2024 chromosome 10, JCU_Hal_asi_v2, whole genome shotgun sequence genomic DNA contains:
- the LOC137297639 gene encoding programmed cell death 6-interacting protein-like isoform X1, with the protein MAAFLAVPLKKTYDVDLVKPLRSFIQNTFSSAEPDDYNHALSEFNKLRNLMINKSVDKHESALEVLYRYYDQVAAIESKLPITENQIRVQFKWRDAFDEGGFLAGKRTLAIASGLYEKVCMLFNIAALQTQIASVQNQDSDDGLKTCAKLFQQSSGIYAHMKDIVLSHVQQDPTPDLNPDTLGALSALMLAQAQEAIYRKATSDKMKDAMVAKLAYQCSELYADTMKLMQLHSIKELWPKEWIQCVVMKQAAFHGMAEFYQSNVAKANKSYGEQIARLKHAQELLSAAQTRGGQTFCFRNEQGKVQRELDEAVKDNNFIYHDKVPDVKTLPIIGKAAVAKPSPVAQRFSTNFTDLFEKLVPLAVHDAMTAFENRKGQIVNMEIGRLREATNLLNGVLTSLNLPASIEDLAGEKVPQSLIEKAQQMQDQGGASYISKLMNELPALLTRNREILDATIAELDSEEKSDTQLREQFKEKWTRTNSAQLTKPMREEATKYSTILTTATQADAVVREKFDKHKEGIVLLSKPQAELEASLPAGSGGSGLQSSPPVKELRSLMQQVETIKAEREAIESSIKDASFDMVSSFMSALASDGLINEESISVAELDRVYSPLREQVSDSIHRQDNLQARIQNANTDFCNARSSNQSAAAREAKLKELQAAYNMYTELKGNLEEGTKFYNDLTPLLVKLQSRVMDFCFARKTEKEELMQDVQKQIANTKSQPAPPTPTYQGGPGQSTSPAAPASSSSGTNRVPPPRPPPPTTSGVGQSGVPTAPPGPAAAAGSAPPPAGAPPGTAPHQTPYPAQGYQQPPAQNYAGYGGAPPPQAGQPQGWQAPYPQYQPPIAMPGSYNPYNPYMSYPQPQPTYGQGYPQPPQYPGQQPPAGYGAQPPQGQYPGYPQQGYPQQGYPPAAQQWR; encoded by the exons ATGGCGGCGTTCTTGGCAGTTCCGTTGAAAAAGACCTATGATGTTGATCTTGTAAAACCTCTCAGAAGTTTTATTCAAAACACCTTTTCGTCTGCTGAACCCGACGACTACAACCATGCCCTCAGCGAGTTCAACAAACTTCGAAATTTGatgataaataaatctgtaGACAAACACGAATCAGCGTTAGAAGTGCTGTACCG GTACTATGACCAAGTTGCTGCAATTGAAAGCAAGCTCCCTATCACAGAAAACCAG ATCCGTGTGCAGTTCAAATGGAGAGATGCCTTTGACGAAGGTGGCTTCCTGGCAGGGAAAAGAACACTTG CTATTGCCTCCGGGTTGTATGAAAAGGTCTGCATGTTGTTCAACATTGCTGCTCTCCAAACACAAATTGCTTCAGTACAGAATCAGGACAGTGACGATGGACTTAAAACCTGTGCCAAACTATTTCAG CAATCAAGTGGAATATATGCCCACATGAAGGACATTGTGTTGTCACATGTGCAGCAAGACCCGACCCCTGACCTTAACCCCGACACTCTGGGTGCACTCAGTGCTCTCATGTTAGCTCAGGCACAAGAGGCCATATACAGGAAAGCTACATCAG ATAAGATGAAGGATGCTATGGTGGCCAAGCTGGCGTACCAGTGCTCTGAGCTGTATGCTGATACGATGAAACTGATGCAGCTTCACTCCATTAAAGAATTGTGGCCCAAG GAGTGGATCCAGTGTGTGGTGATGAAGCAGGCCGCCTTTCATGGCATGGCCGAGTTCTACCAGAGCAATGTCGCCAAAGCAAACAAGAGCTATGGAGAACAAATTGCCAGGCTAAAG CATGCCCAGGAGCTGTTGAGTGCTGCTCAGACTCGCGGCGGCCAGACATTCTGCTTCAGAAATGAGCAGGGGAAGGTGCAGCGGGAATTGGATGAGGCTGTTAAGGACAACAACTTCATCTACCATGACAAGGTGCCTGACGTGAAGACTCTCCCTATCATTGGCAAGGCTGCTGTGGCCAAACCCTCACCTGTAGCACAAAGATTCTCTACAAACTTCACAG ACCTCTTTGAGAAATTAGTGCCTTTAGCTGTCCATGATGCTATGACAGCATTTGAGAACAGAAAGGGTCAAATTGTCAACATGGAGATCGGGAGGTTGCGAGAAGCTACAAATCTCCTGAATGG tgTGCTGACATCACTCAACCTGCCTGCATCCATCGAGGATCTGGCTGGTGAGAAAGTGCCTCAGTCCCTCATAGAGAAAGCCCAACAGATGCAGGACCAGGGTGGTGCTTCATATATCTCCAAGCTGATGAATGAGCTGCCAGCCCTCCTTACCCGTAATAGGGAAATCCTTGACGCT ACTATAGCTGAGTTGGATAGTGAGGAAAAGTCCGACACTCAGCTACGAGAACAGTTCAAAGAAAAGTGGACTCGTACAAACTCAGCCCAACTGACAAAACCTATGAGAGAAGAGGCCACAAAGTACAGCACTATACTGACCACAGCTACACAGGCAGATGCTGTCGTCAGGGAGAAGTTTGACAAACACAAGGAAGGCATTGTGTTGCTCTCCAAGCCTCAG gcAGAGCTTGAGGCCTCGCTCCCAGCAGGCAGTGGTGGCAGTGGCTTACAATCCAGCCCTCCAGTCAAAGAGCTGCGGTCACTCATGCAGCAGGTGGAGACAATCAAAGCTGAGAGAGAAGCCATTGAAAGCAGCATCAAGGATGCCAGCTTTGACATGG TGTCATCCTTCATGTCGGCCCTGGCTAGTGATGGTCTGATAAATGAAGAGAGTATCTCAGTAGCAGAGCTTGACCGTGTCTACAGCCCTCTGCGGGAACAGGTGTCAGACAGCATCCACAGACAGGACAACCTGCAGGCCAGGATACAG AATGCCAACACAGACTTCTGCAATGCCCGGTCCTCCAACCAGTCAGCTGCTGCCAGAGAAGCCAAACTAAAGGAGCTTCAGGCTgcatacaacatgtacacagaACTCAAGGGTAACCTGGAGGAGGGAACCAAG TTCTACAATGACCTGACTCCACTTCTAGTCAAGTTGCAGTCCAGGGTGATGGACTTCTGCTTTGCCAGGAAGACAGAGAAGGAAGAGTTGATGCAAGATGTCCAGAAGCAGATCGCCAATACCAAGTCCCAACCTGCACCGCCCACCCCCACTTACCAGGGAGGACCTGGTCAGTCCACATCCCCTGCAG CTCCTGCTTCCAGCAGTTCAGGGACTAACCGTGTCCCCCCACCCCGCCCCCCTCCTCCGACAACATCGGGGGTAGGGCAGTCTGGTGTGCCAACAGCTCCTCCTGGTCCCGCCGCTGCAGCGG GGTCAGCACCTCCCCCAGCAGGTGCCCCTCCAGGCACTGCCCCTCATCAGACTCCCTACCCTGCCCAAGGTTACCAACAGCCCCCAGCCCAGAACTATG cAGGGTACGGTGGAGCCCCTCCTCCCCAAGCAGGACAACCCCAGGGCTGGCAAGCCCCCTACCCTCAATACCAGCCTCCAATTGCCATGCCTGGCTCCTACAACCCATACAACCCATACATGAGCTACCCTCAACCACAGCCAACCTATGGACAAGGATACCCCCAACCCCCTCAGTACCCCGGGCAGCAGCCACCTGCTGGGTACGGGGCTCAGCCTCCCCAAGGCCAATACCCAGGATACCCCCAGCAGGGATACCCACAACAAGGATACCCACCAGCTGCCCAACAGTGGCGCTAA
- the LOC137297639 gene encoding programmed cell death 6-interacting protein-like isoform X2: MAAFLAVPLKKTYDVDLVKPLRSFIQNTFSSAEPDDYNHALSEFNKLRNLMINKSVDKHESALEVLYRYYDQVAAIESKLPITENQIRVQFKWRDAFDEGGFLAGKRTLAIASGLYEKVCMLFNIAALQTQIASVQNQDSDDGLKTCAKLFQQSSGIYAHMKDIVLSHVQQDPTPDLNPDTLGALSALMLAQAQEAIYRKATSDKMKDAMVAKLAYQCSELYADTMKLMQLHSIKELWPKEWIQCVVMKQAAFHGMAEFYQSNVAKANKSYGEQIARLKHAQELLSAAQTRGGQTFCFRNEQGKVQRELDEAVKDNNFIYHDKVPDVKTLPIIGKAAVAKPSPVAQRFSTNFTDLFEKLVPLAVHDAMTAFENRKGQIVNMEIGRLREATNLLNGVLTSLNLPASIEDLAGEKVPQSLIEKAQQMQDQGGASYISKLMNELPALLTRNREILDATIAELDSEEKSDTQLREQFKEKWTRTNSAQLTKPMREEATKYSTILTTATQADAVVREKFDKHKEGIVLLSKPQAELEASLPAGSGGSGLQSSPPVKELRSLMQQVETIKAEREAIESSIKDASFDMVSSFMSALASDGLINEESISVAELDRVYSPLREQVSDSIHRQDNLQARIQNANTDFCNARSSNQSAAAREAKLKELQAAYNMYTELKGNLEEGTKFYNDLTPLLVKLQSRVMDFCFARKTEKEELMQDVQKQIANTKSQPAPPTPTYQGGPGQSTSPAAPASSSSGTNRVPPPRPPPPTTSGVGQSGVPTAPPGPAAAAAGYGGAPPPQAGQPQGWQAPYPQYQPPIAMPGSYNPYNPYMSYPQPQPTYGQGYPQPPQYPGQQPPAGYGAQPPQGQYPGYPQQGYPQQGYPPAAQQWR, translated from the exons ATGGCGGCGTTCTTGGCAGTTCCGTTGAAAAAGACCTATGATGTTGATCTTGTAAAACCTCTCAGAAGTTTTATTCAAAACACCTTTTCGTCTGCTGAACCCGACGACTACAACCATGCCCTCAGCGAGTTCAACAAACTTCGAAATTTGatgataaataaatctgtaGACAAACACGAATCAGCGTTAGAAGTGCTGTACCG GTACTATGACCAAGTTGCTGCAATTGAAAGCAAGCTCCCTATCACAGAAAACCAG ATCCGTGTGCAGTTCAAATGGAGAGATGCCTTTGACGAAGGTGGCTTCCTGGCAGGGAAAAGAACACTTG CTATTGCCTCCGGGTTGTATGAAAAGGTCTGCATGTTGTTCAACATTGCTGCTCTCCAAACACAAATTGCTTCAGTACAGAATCAGGACAGTGACGATGGACTTAAAACCTGTGCCAAACTATTTCAG CAATCAAGTGGAATATATGCCCACATGAAGGACATTGTGTTGTCACATGTGCAGCAAGACCCGACCCCTGACCTTAACCCCGACACTCTGGGTGCACTCAGTGCTCTCATGTTAGCTCAGGCACAAGAGGCCATATACAGGAAAGCTACATCAG ATAAGATGAAGGATGCTATGGTGGCCAAGCTGGCGTACCAGTGCTCTGAGCTGTATGCTGATACGATGAAACTGATGCAGCTTCACTCCATTAAAGAATTGTGGCCCAAG GAGTGGATCCAGTGTGTGGTGATGAAGCAGGCCGCCTTTCATGGCATGGCCGAGTTCTACCAGAGCAATGTCGCCAAAGCAAACAAGAGCTATGGAGAACAAATTGCCAGGCTAAAG CATGCCCAGGAGCTGTTGAGTGCTGCTCAGACTCGCGGCGGCCAGACATTCTGCTTCAGAAATGAGCAGGGGAAGGTGCAGCGGGAATTGGATGAGGCTGTTAAGGACAACAACTTCATCTACCATGACAAGGTGCCTGACGTGAAGACTCTCCCTATCATTGGCAAGGCTGCTGTGGCCAAACCCTCACCTGTAGCACAAAGATTCTCTACAAACTTCACAG ACCTCTTTGAGAAATTAGTGCCTTTAGCTGTCCATGATGCTATGACAGCATTTGAGAACAGAAAGGGTCAAATTGTCAACATGGAGATCGGGAGGTTGCGAGAAGCTACAAATCTCCTGAATGG tgTGCTGACATCACTCAACCTGCCTGCATCCATCGAGGATCTGGCTGGTGAGAAAGTGCCTCAGTCCCTCATAGAGAAAGCCCAACAGATGCAGGACCAGGGTGGTGCTTCATATATCTCCAAGCTGATGAATGAGCTGCCAGCCCTCCTTACCCGTAATAGGGAAATCCTTGACGCT ACTATAGCTGAGTTGGATAGTGAGGAAAAGTCCGACACTCAGCTACGAGAACAGTTCAAAGAAAAGTGGACTCGTACAAACTCAGCCCAACTGACAAAACCTATGAGAGAAGAGGCCACAAAGTACAGCACTATACTGACCACAGCTACACAGGCAGATGCTGTCGTCAGGGAGAAGTTTGACAAACACAAGGAAGGCATTGTGTTGCTCTCCAAGCCTCAG gcAGAGCTTGAGGCCTCGCTCCCAGCAGGCAGTGGTGGCAGTGGCTTACAATCCAGCCCTCCAGTCAAAGAGCTGCGGTCACTCATGCAGCAGGTGGAGACAATCAAAGCTGAGAGAGAAGCCATTGAAAGCAGCATCAAGGATGCCAGCTTTGACATGG TGTCATCCTTCATGTCGGCCCTGGCTAGTGATGGTCTGATAAATGAAGAGAGTATCTCAGTAGCAGAGCTTGACCGTGTCTACAGCCCTCTGCGGGAACAGGTGTCAGACAGCATCCACAGACAGGACAACCTGCAGGCCAGGATACAG AATGCCAACACAGACTTCTGCAATGCCCGGTCCTCCAACCAGTCAGCTGCTGCCAGAGAAGCCAAACTAAAGGAGCTTCAGGCTgcatacaacatgtacacagaACTCAAGGGTAACCTGGAGGAGGGAACCAAG TTCTACAATGACCTGACTCCACTTCTAGTCAAGTTGCAGTCCAGGGTGATGGACTTCTGCTTTGCCAGGAAGACAGAGAAGGAAGAGTTGATGCAAGATGTCCAGAAGCAGATCGCCAATACCAAGTCCCAACCTGCACCGCCCACCCCCACTTACCAGGGAGGACCTGGTCAGTCCACATCCCCTGCAG CTCCTGCTTCCAGCAGTTCAGGGACTAACCGTGTCCCCCCACCCCGCCCCCCTCCTCCGACAACATCGGGGGTAGGGCAGTCTGGTGTGCCAACAGCTCCTCCTGGTCCCGCCGCTGCAGCGG cAGGGTACGGTGGAGCCCCTCCTCCCCAAGCAGGACAACCCCAGGGCTGGCAAGCCCCCTACCCTCAATACCAGCCTCCAATTGCCATGCCTGGCTCCTACAACCCATACAACCCATACATGAGCTACCCTCAACCACAGCCAACCTATGGACAAGGATACCCCCAACCCCCTCAGTACCCCGGGCAGCAGCCACCTGCTGGGTACGGGGCTCAGCCTCCCCAAGGCCAATACCCAGGATACCCCCAGCAGGGATACCCACAACAAGGATACCCACCAGCTGCCCAACAGTGGCGCTAA